DNA sequence from the Paramormyrops kingsleyae isolate MSU_618 chromosome 14, PKINGS_0.4, whole genome shotgun sequence genome:
actctaactccaacaatgacaaccttaaccataagtaaccaaacaaaatacaagatgtTGCatctttctgtgtgtctgttctgtgcTTAAGTGTGAACTGAGTGACAACCACATCAGTACAATTAACCCCACTTTATTCTGGACAACTTTCACATAGGGCCTCTGTTGAAATTATGCTGCCCCACtttatatggattttttttaaatagttctagctcccagtccatacaagcagGGCACATGGGACTGAGCTGACCAGCACAGCTACCAGTTCGCCTCCACCTTTATGTTTGGTCCCCAGTGAAATTATGCTGCCCCaatattatatgattttttAAAGATGAGAACTggaactgtgattttttttaggATTCTTTTTTTGCCTTCACTAGCTCCTACGCACTGTAACACAAACTAAACATGGCAGACACTGTGTGATTTAAGAGTGGACTTTCTGGGACAATGCGCATATCTTGGATTACCATTAGTGATTAAGTGAATGTGAAGTACACATGTGAATAttcaaacatttattaaaatttgcCTATAAAGAAATTTGGAGAAACAAGGATGCTGAATGTTAAACCATATTACAAAAATAATTGTTGTGCACTGTTGCCTATGTACTGAACATCGATAGTCATTAAAAACtgcttttgttaaaaaatattatagCTGCAAAACTGAAcgtcgaatatgaggctaactttaCTGCAGTTAGACTGGTCCATGTCAGATTTTGCAAATCCAAACATTTCCACAGAAAGTATAACATTTTTTTGGAACCAATTCTTCCTCATTTGCCATACCATGCACTACATTTCTTTGACAGTGTAGCCAGCCCATTTGTGGACCATGTGTTGTTTATTATGACAGTGTTTTAATGATGGGACATGAGGAATGACAGTCCACTTTATGGCTGAGGTACGCCACAAGGGGATCACAAGAGGTCTAAATAAAAGCAGGAAGACAACTACACAGCAAAATTGGTAGTGTTGATTTGAGTTAATTTTCCTGGTGTTACCTATTTAGAATTAACAAGTGTTGATTTGTGAGTTATTTTAACAATTTCAGTGATAAGAAAGCTCTGTAGCTGGGGTTAATTCAGTGGGTCAATTCCCAACACTCATTTGGAGTTCATTTCTACATCCGGTTTTTTCGCGCTCTTGGGAAAGAAGAGCCCGCCAGAAGTTTGGTGTCGAGATCTATTAAGTTGAGGTAAGAAACACAAAGGactatttaattaattaattaattaattaatttttcaaattatgaaatatgttaaattattaataagaaTGTTATTTACCGAAAGCGTGTAACATTTTGCCATGTGGAATGCGTACTGTTTGGTAAATGCCAGGATTCGTTAGCCTATAGTAAAACTGACCGTCTTTCAATAGTTAATATTTTAACCTACAGCGAAAATATTTAACTGATTAACCATGAATACCATATGAAAAAATTCTAGCTTGTATTGTTTGCCTATTACATGAAAAGAGGGAGGGGTGTTctcgtagaaaaaaaaaatagacgtTAGAGTTTGAATTACTGGTAGTTGTTGGCAGCTAGTTGTAAGGTGCTCTTGAGGTAAAATGCTAGCCCATTCACGTAGCCTAAAGGGACATTCTTGTCACGATCATATTCTGTTAAAAtggtaagaattgcatgtgAATACTTTAAGGAGCACTGAATTCACACAAAACGCTAAACGTTTACGTTAATAATCGTAAGTAGCAAGGGAAATGTGAAATTCTTTAGCTTGACACAGACTAGCATGTCAAATGAAAAATAAGCTAACAGTATACAGCCTACATAGACAGATATGTTCATGTGTCAGAATGCACTTATCTACAAAGCGTACAACAGAAGGTTGTAAATAGATTATCATGCTGACATGATAGCCAACTTAAGGTGGATCATTTTCCACGAAGTACCGTGTAACCGTGATACCATGTTAACAGTACACTATTAGACTAGGTTAAACGCATTGTATgctatatttattaaatatttgtgaCGAGGAATCACCATTGTCGTTTTTTTGTGGATGAAGATCTCAAATAAGGGGAGAAAGACCATTGTGTTCACAAAGTTCAGCAGTTCAAATGTTGTTCTTGAACATATAGCACTTAACCATCCCCTTCTATTTTCTTCACCAGGACATGTTGCTAAAAGTGAAGTACCTCAGTGTAAAGAAATATATCAAATTGCATGAAGGCTTCACTTATTTAGAATTTATCAGTGAAGGTAAGATATCCTTAGAGGTTGAGCATAATATGTTGTCCATGTATCAGCTCCAGTAATTGTTGCTGCAGAGTCATTTAATATATTCTACTTTCTTTAAAGATGGGGAAGTGCAGAGTTACTGAGCCactatgcattattattatactgCTCTTAATAAATACCTGcctgaaatatataaataaaaaaaagattgttGTTCAGTTACTCTGTTTGAGGTGACTTTATGGTTATATTCTATCTCTCTACAGCCAAAAGCAAGTTCGGACTTCCTGATGATGCTCAATTGGACATTTTTGATGAAACTGACACAGCAGTTGATGAAGACATTTTTCTTGAGTTAGTGGAGGCCCATCCAGACCTATGTCTCACAGTATGTGAAAGGATTCTAGGTAAGGAAGATACATTTGTTACAAAAATGTACATTGTCAGTGTATAGCCCAGTTAATGCAGATCCAAGTTTTTGCTACTTGATACCAATGATATTGACCTTTATTTATGCAATGGACAGAGTTGGGTCATATTTGTGTAAAATGTTTGAACATGAATGTGGCCAAAACAGTAATGAAAGTTAACAAAATGATCTTTTGTAAAGATTTTTCTCCCTTAGCTCATTCAACACCATCTTCCTCGGATACAGTATCATCCCTCACGGATACTATATCACTTTCATCAAATGACAATGACCTAAGGGAACAGGACattcctgcaggctgcagtaGATCCAGCAAAGAAGGCAGTTCTGCGTCTGAGGCTGCAAAAGAGGTAGAGTTGGGAGTAGAAAATATTTTGTGTAGTTTTGAGTTGACACCATATAAAATTGTCATTTTTCCCTGCAATTTTTATGTGCAAGGCATGGTATGtggtatgtgtatgtgtggtatGTATTGGTATGTATTGGTGTATTGGTATGTGTTTTCTCTTTACATAATAGAGAGAATCGAAAActtgaaaactttttttcccctttcataTGAGCAGGTTGAAAATGCCCTGAAAAGGAAGCCTGGCGGAGAGGATATTCTGGAAGAATACAAGGCAGAAAAATCACTGAGACACCGCACCCGGAGACAGCTAGTTAACATATTGGCTAGTGATATGACTGAGAGACATGGGTAAGAATAATAGTATAAGAAATGTAATGAAGGGCCAATTTCTGTATTCTTGTAACGTATAGTGTAATGTAAAACTGATTCAACATTGACGGCTGTCTTCTCTATAGCAGGATTCCCTCCCGTCAGCAAAGGGAGAAGTACGCCCTTGGAATTATTACTCTCTTTCCTGCATTGAAGGATCCCTTTTCTCCAAAGGGCTATGTAAGTGTTTCAGCTAATTGTAAGGTTCAAGTTCATAAGTAAGATTTTCTATTTGATGGGGACTACTAATATATTGTaattaaactgcattttaaGTTGTGATGTATTTTAAGTCAATGTTGTTCAAGATGAGAAATAGCAATCGATAATGCATCTGCATCTAACATCTGCATGTGCTGTAAGaacatattttctgttttatttattatctgAGTCTgaatgatgttttatttttaaaaaatgaccgGATTCCCTCTGTTACATCCATCACACTTGTCTCGGTCACGTGATACGTTGCTCGGTCACGTGATACGTAAAGCTatcaaaatgagtaaaaaatgAGTAAAGACCGGTCCGTGAAAATATTTTCTGGCATTAAACCGGTCCATGGCCCAAAAAAGGTTGGGGACCACTGCCTTAAATAATCAAATGTTTTgagctttgaaaaaaaaaatttattgtCCGGCTGCCTGATCGGTTCCGCGCATGCGCGCTACGAAAGCCGCCATGTTGCTGCTCGATTCTGCGCATGCACAGACCTGTAACCCAACCTTAACCTACTACACGCATGCGCGGAACCAATCGGGCAGCCGGTCCAGCGCACAGTTCCGCTGCACTGCGGGCTAGTAAATTAAACGAAGCCTcgatgcaaaaaaaataaatcgaaGCTTTTTACTAATTGAATTACTCGATTAATCATTTCAGCCCTAATTTGGTGTTTATTTTCTTTGCCTAAATATAACAGGAGCATTTCTACGATGGGGTGAGGGGCACTGGTTATTTAGCCTGGCGCCTCAAGACCATGTCCAGGTCTACAACCAAACGTCCAGTCAAGGAAATCTCAGTGCCTCAAGAACAAGGGCCAAAGCGCCGGAGATCACCAACCACACTGCCTCAACAACTTGACGGAGATGCCTGCAAGGAAGCCATTTCATTTCTGGTTCACTCTCCTGATGAAGCAAGTGTATTTCAGAAGATGAAAATGACGTTCCAACACCGCCAGGACCTGTTGCATGACCCACAAAGAACTGCAgatgttttcaaaacatttccACGCTTTTTGGATGTCAAAGGACTCGTAAGTTATATATTTGTGACTTAAATGTTGTTCTCACTTAGAAGGTAGCAGTAAAATATGAGATCAT
Encoded proteins:
- the LOC140577546 gene encoding uncharacterized protein isoform X1, whose product is MDMLLKVKYLSVKKYIKLHEGFTYLEFISEAKSKFGLPDDAQLDIFDETDTAVDEDIFLELVEAHPDLCLTVCERILDFSPLAHSTPSSSDTVSSLTDTISLSSNDNDLREQDIPAGCSRSSKEGSSASEAAKEVENALKRKPGGEDILEEYKAEKSLRHRTRRQLVNILASDMTERHGRIPSRQQREKYALGIITLFPALKDPFSPKGYEHFYDGVRGTGYLAWRLKTMSRSTTKRPVKEISVPQEQGPKRRRSPTTLPQQLDGDACKEAISFLVHSPDEASVFQKMKMTFQHRQDLLHDPQRTADVFKTFPRFLDVKGLVNQDFILLFGAETASKLLEKWDTSIKPKVIKEAKHLTQSADLCRLLKAAEKLTGNDENDWDSDMASLLLLLHLLPPTAGRKRRAKISPSDATDKMVHFHKSCCSIDDHLKEGDGKQPYILAVGRTQSRIDTFYIAVDKQLIPCQATSSLSAFDELFKTHYVLNLSYDESLVHLYSFVQTTIFNIDATSTDESPRVRELRAKILNENNV
- the LOC140577546 gene encoding uncharacterized protein isoform X2, producing the protein MDMLLKVKYLSVKKYIKLHEGFTYLEFISEAKSKFGLPDDAQLDIFDETDTAVDEDIFLELVEAHPDLCLTVCERILDFSPLAHSTPSSSDTVSSLTDTISLSSNDNDLREQDIPAGCSRSSKEGSSASEAAKEVENALKRKPGGEDILEEYKAEKSLRHRTRRQLVNILASDMTERHGIPSRQQREKYALGIITLFPALKDPFSPKGYEHFYDGVRGTGYLAWRLKTMSRSTTKRPVKEISVPQEQGPKRRRSPTTLPQQLDGDACKEAISFLVHSPDEASVFQKMKMTFQHRQDLLHDPQRTADVFKTFPRFLDVKGLVNQDFILLFGAETASKLLEKWDTSIKPKVIKEAKHLTQSADLCRLLKAAEKLTGNDENDWDSDMASLLLLLHLLPPTAGRKRRAKISPSDATDKMVHFHKSCCSIDDHLKEGDGKQPYILAVGRTQSRIDTFYIAVDKQLIPCQATSSLSAFDELFKTHYVLNLSYDESLVHLYSFVQTTIFNIDATSTDESPRVRELRAKILNENNV
- the LOC140577546 gene encoding uncharacterized protein isoform X3, whose product is MLLKVKYLSVKKYIKLHEGFTYLEFISEAKSKFGLPDDAQLDIFDETDTAVDEDIFLELVEAHPDLCLTVCERILDFSPLAHSTPSSSDTVSSLTDTISLSSNDNDLREQDIPAGCSRSSKEGSSASEAAKEVENALKRKPGGEDILEEYKAEKSLRHRTRRQLVNILASDMTERHGRIPSRQQREKYALGIITLFPALKDPFSPKGYEHFYDGVRGTGYLAWRLKTMSRSTTKRPVKEISVPQEQGPKRRRSPTTLPQQLDGDACKEAISFLVHSPDEASVFQKMKMTFQHRQDLLHDPQRTADVFKTFPRFLDVKGLVNQDFILLFGAETASKLLEKWDTSIKPKVIKEAKHLTQSADLCRLLKAAEKLTGNDENDWDSDMASLLLLLHLLPPTAGRKRRAKISPSDATDKMVHFHKSCCSIDDHLKEGDGKQPYILAVGRTQSRIDTFYIAVDKQLIPCQATSSLSAFDELFKTHYVLNLSYDESLVHLYSFVQTTIFNIDATSTDESPRVRELRAKILNENNV